In Anas platyrhynchos isolate ZD024472 breed Pekin duck chromosome 22, IASCAAS_PekinDuck_T2T, whole genome shotgun sequence, the following proteins share a genomic window:
- the KLHL21 gene encoding kelch-like protein 21: MAANTGSSGTAAAAAAAATGEPAHAVSLLRGLSALRAERSLLDVTVVAGGREFGAHRAVLAAASGYFRAMFGGALREARAERVRLHGVEPECLARLLDFAYTGRVGGLGPDIAERLLRAADLLQFPAVKEACGAWLARQLEPANALDMQDFAEAFACPALAAAAHRFVLRHVSELGAQLERLPLPRLLSYLRDDGLCIPKEEAAFQLALRWVRADPAARAPLLPQLLAHVRLPFVRRFYLLAHVEGEPLVARCPPCLRLLREARDFQAARLDRHDRGPCARMRPRPSTGLAEILVLVGGCDRDCDELVTVDCYNPRTGHWRYLAEFPEHLGGGYSVAALGNDIYVTGGSDGSRLYDCVWRYNSSVNEWTEVSPMLKAREYHSSTVLDGLLYVIASDSTERYDHAVDSWEALQPMLYPMDNCSTTSCRGKLFAIGSLSGKESMVMQCYDPDSDLWSLVNCGHLPPWSFAPKTVTLNGLMYFIRDDSAEVDVYNPVKNEWDKIPAMLQVHVGGSVAVLGGKLYVSGGYDNTFELSDVLEAYDPETRTWSVVGRLPEPIFWHGSVSIFRQFMPETTQEDDSITLDNTINLNRQRQDLHNQNLNELR; encoded by the exons ATGGCAGCGAACACAGGCAGCAGCGGGAcggcggcagcggcagcagcggcggcgACCGGGGAGCCAGCCCATGCGGTGTCCCTGCTGCGGGGGCTGAGCGCGCTGCGAGCGGAGCGGAGCCTCCTGGACGTCACGGTGGTGGCGGGCGGCCGGGAATTCGGGGCTCACCGCGCCGTGCTGGCCGCCGCCTCCGGCTATTTCCGTGCCATGTTCGGCGGGGCGCTGCGGGAGGCACGGGCTGAGCGCGTGCGGCTGCACGGCGTGGAGCCCGAGTGCTTGGCGAGGCTCCTCGACTTCGCCTACACCGGCCGCGTGGGCGGGCTGGGCCCCGACATTGCCGAGCGCCTCCTGCGCGCCGCCGACCTGCTGCAGTTCCCCGCCGTCAAGGAGGCGTGCGGAGCCTGGCTGGCGCGCCAGCTGGAGCCCGCCAACGCGCTGGACATGCAGGACTTCGCCGAGGCCTTCGCCTGCCCCGCGCTGGCGGCCGCCGCGCACCGCTTCGTCCTGCGGCACGTGAGCGAGCTGGGCGCCCAGCTGGAGCGGCTCCCGCTGCCCCGCCTGCTGTCCTACCTGCGCGACGACGGGCTCTGCATCCCCAAGGAGGAGGCCGCCTTCCAGCTGGCGCTGCGCTGGGTGCGTGCCGATCCCGCCGCCCGcgccccgctgctgccccagctcctggcacacgTCCGCCTGCCCTTCGTGCGCCGCTTCTACCTGCTGGCCCACGTGGAGGGCGAGCCGCTGGTGGCCCGCTGCCCGCCCTGCCTGCGCCTCCTCCGCGAGGCCCGCGACTTCCAGGCCGCCCGCCTCGACCGCCACGACCGTGGGCCCTGCGCCCGCATGCGGCCCCGGCCCTCCACCGGCCTCGCGGAGATCCTCGTCCTCGTCGGCGGCTGCGACCGCGACTGCGACGAGCTCGTCACCGTCGATTGCTACAACCCACGCACCGGCCACTGGCGCTACCTGGCTGAGTTCCCCGAGCACCTGGGCGGGGGTTACAGCGTCGCCGCGCTGGGCAACGACATCTATGTCACCG gggggTCAGATGGCTCAAGGCTGTACGACTGCGTCTGGAGGTACAACTCCAGCGTGAACGAGTGGACGGAGGTGTCCCCGATGCTGAAAGCCAGGGAGTACCACAGCTCCACGGTGCTGGACGGGCTGCTGTACGTCATCGCCTCCGACAGCACGGAGCGCTACGACCACGCGGTGGATAGCTGGGAGGCTCTGCAGCCCATGCTCTACCCCATGGACAACTGCTCCACCACCTCGTGCCGCGGCAAGCTCTTCGCCATCGGCTCGCTCTCGGGCAAGGAGTCCATGGTTATGCAGTGCTACGACCCCGACAGCGACCTCTGGTCCCTTGTCAACTGCGGCCACCTGCCTCCGTGGTCCTTCGCGCCGAAGACGGTGACTCTCAACGGGCTCATGTACTTCATAAG AGATGACTCAGCTGAAGTGGATGTTTACAATCCAGTGAAGAATGAATGGGATAAAATCCCTGCCATGCTCCAG GTTCACGTTGGGGGCAGCGTGGCCGTGCTGGGTGGGAAGCTCTACGTCTCCGGCGGCTACGATAACACCTTTGAGCTCTCGGACGTCCTGGAAGCGTACGACCCCGAAACGCGAACGTGGAGCGTGGTGGGCAGGCTCCCTGAGCCCATCTTCTGGCACGGCAGCGTCAGCATATTCCGACAGTTCATGccggagaccacgcaggaggaTGACAGCATCACGCTGGACAACACCATCAACTTGAACAGGCAGCGCCAGGACCTCCACAACCAGAACCTTAACGAGCTTCGTTAG